Within the Corynebacterium sp. sy039 genome, the region TATTCGCACTGCTCGTGGTTCAGGTTCACAGCGCCTGTACTCATTCAAGGACATCTTGGTTCTCAAAATCGTTAAGCGCTTATTGGACACTGGCATTTCTCTGCAAAATATACGACTAGCGGTAGAAAAACTTCACGAGCTAGGGGTCAATGATCTAGCGCAGATTACTTTAGTCTCTGATGGGCATACCGTTTACGAATGCCGCTTTCCCGAAGACGTTTTTGATTTGCTTGGTGGCGGTCAGGGCGTATTTGGAATTGCCGTACCTGGAATTGTCAAAGAACTCACCGGTACTATCTCATCCTTCCCAGCAGAACGCATTGATGATTATGCTGCAGAGAATCACTCCGTGATTGGATTTGATGACGAACTTGCACTTCGTCGTCAGCGCAAGAGCTCCTGATTAAGTTTTTCTTTTTTCTTGCGTGGTCAAAACTTTAATTACCATCGATGATTATTTGTTTGTAGAGATACTGAGACAAAAATCATCGATTATTTTTATAATTCTCTCGCGCAGTTGATTTGCCCGTACCGCCAGTTCACGCTGTCGACGCACATAGTGTGCCTTTCCTTCGGCAGTTTCTATGGCCACCACTCCTAGACCATAATCTCGACAATCATAAGGACTGGCTTCCATATCAAGTACACGGGCATCCCATGCTAAAGAAAAAGCATCAAGCCACAATGAACCTGGTATCAGTGGTTGTAATTTTGTTGCCCACTTGTAGATATCCATATTGGCGTGCAAACAACCACATTGGTCTTGCTGTGGCTGTTTTTCTCTGGTCAATATGGTGAAATTCAACGGGCGAGCAGGTGGCGTAAAAAATCGAAAAGCATCAAAATGCGTGCAGCGCAGAGTATTATTTTCTACAACCTCATTTGTACCTGCAGCACCAAGGCGAAGTGGAAGCTCATGCCTGGTGGAGTTTGCTTGATAGACCATTGCCCACTCATGCAACCCGAAACAGTCGAAATGAGCTGGATTAGTATTCGTTTTTGCTAATAGCTCTCGAATATACTTGATAGTTTTGTGGCGCTGTGCCCATAAGCTCTGGCTATCTATGCTGGTGACTTCTTTGCTGACGTGATAGAACTTCCAATCCTTATGTGGTGGCAAACCAGATAGAGCAACACCAAATCCTGGATGCCACTTATGTAAATGCGCAATGCGAACAGGATAATACTCAAACAAGAAATCATATACAGGGTGGTGCTTACCAGCACGTCGTCTAGCAAGGTGATCTTTTGTAAAAGAATCAGTACGTCTGTGATGCTGCTCCATGCTTTCTTGCCATTGTTGCTCAGACAATACAGTGAAATCCATCATGCTACGTGTGTTGTCCATGAGTCCAGTCGGAAAAGGTACCTACATATTCCTCGATAAGATCTTCGAGAGTAATGACACCAAGTAACTCTCCACGATCCCGCACTTGAGCCATATGCGCTGATTTACGATGCATGAGATGCAATGCCTCTTCAAGTGATCCAGAAGCATCAACTATCGACAGTGGTCTGATTTCTGAGCGGTGGACTAATTGATCTGGTTGCGTATCCTCAAGACGATCTAGCACATCCTTTACATGGATATACCCCATGTAAGATCCATCCTTTGCTTTTACCGGAAAGCGGGAGAAACCTGTTTCTGCGACAGCCGTTTCGACGTCACTCAACCGAGATCCTCTACCAGTAAAATCAAGGGTACGCACTTTATCAAGCGGAATCATTACTTCGGTGACGGAACGAGATTCTGAAGTTAAGGCCTTACGAAGTCGGATGGTTTCTTCCGCATCCAATAATCCCTCACTACGAGATTCTGCAATCATACTTGCCAATTGCGTTTGATTTACTGTGGCGTCCAATTCATCTTTTTGCTCTATATTGAACATCCGCAACGTAATACGTGCAATCCAGTTCAACAATTCCACAATAGGACGAGAAATTTGCATGAACGCAAGCAAAGGCGGGGTTAGCCAAAGCGCAAGAATCTCCGGTCCAGCTAGTGCTATATTCTTGGGAACCATCTCGCCAAGTAATATGTGCAAAAAGGTAATGATTGCTAGCGCAATAACAAAGGAAAACGGATGAAGTAAATGATCGGCCAAGCCAAGAGCCTGAAAAGGTTTTTCAATGTAATGAGCGATAGCTGGTTCAGCAACTTTACCAAGAATCAATGAAGCAATGGTGATACCTAGTTGGCATGCTGCCAATAGCACTGACAAATTTTCTATCGCATAAAGAACTCGCTGTGCACGCCTATTTCCTTGAGCGATAAGGTTTTCGATGCGATCCCTGCGTGAGGAGATTAATGCAAATTCGGAAGCAACAAAAAAGGCATTAGCTAGCAGTAGAACGATGATTAACAACGTGGTGGTTATAACAGACACTATGTATTCTCCCGTGATTTCTTTGCCGCCGACGCAGTGATGTTCTGTAAAACGGCATGAGCCTCTGCATCAGAAACAGGTGAGAGAATAACTGTATCGACGCGTCTATCTTCCATGGCAGCGACTTTTGCTAACCATTGACTATTACTTGGTTCGGAATCTGGCAAGAAAGAAGTATCATTATGTGGCAGTAATAGTTCATCACCAGTAGCAGGTATGCGTCCTAGCTGTGCCATAACCAGACCGCCAAGAGTTTCATAAGGACCTTGAGGGGCGCTATAACCAATTTTTTCTTCTAGTTCATCTAGTCGGACAAGCCCAGAAACAGACCAGCTACTGCCAAACTTGTGAAAGTCGCGTTCTGCTTCGGCATCATCGTGTTCGTCATAGACTTCACCGAGTATCTCCTCGACTACATCTTCGATGGTAATCAACCCAGCAGTGCCACCATATTCATCTGCAACTAAGATGATTTGGGAACCAGTTGAACGTACTGTATCGAGTACCGAATCACCGTCTAAAGATGCTGGTACAACAGGAATGGGGCGCGCTAATTCTTTGAGCTGTGTTTTATCTCGATCCTCTTTGGGCACAGAAAAAGCGTCCTTATAATGAACAACTCCAACAGTGTCATCAAGATCACCGCGGATAATAGGAAAACGTGAATGTCCTGTTTCGATGGTACGAGTAATAAGATCTGTGACAGTGCTTTCAGCAGCAAGCGATTCCACAGTAGACCGCGGAGTCATGAGTTCTTCAGCGGTGCTATTACCAAATTTCAAGGATCGGTCAAGCATAAGTGCAGTAGTTTTTTCTAGACCGCCTGTTTTAGCTGAATTCCGTACTAATGCAGTTAATTCTTGTGTGGAACGTGCACTGGCGAGCTCCTCAGATGGTTCAATCCCCATCTTTCGGACGACTCGGTTAGCTGTACTATTAAGCAATTTGATGAAACCACTGAAACAGGCATTAAAGAAATTAACTGGTCCAATAACAATACGAGCAGTGTCCATGGGATTGGTGATAGCGATGTTTTTTGGGACTAACTCACCAAAAACCATGGATAGGGTAGTAGCAACGATAAGAGCTAAGACTAAAGCAATAGATGTAGTTGCGCTTTGCGGAATATGAAGTAGCTCGAGCAAAGGACCAAAGTAACTAGCTAGAATTGGCTCAGCTAGATAGCCGGTGGCTAGGGTAGTGATAGTGATACCAAGTTGTGCGCCTGAAAGTACAAAAGAGAGATTATGAAAAGCATTCTTGACTTTTTGAGCAGATTTATCGTTGCGTTGAGCTATATCGTCATCAATGGTGGAACGCTCCAAACCCGTTAGAGCGAATTCGACGGCAACAAATAAACCGGTACTTGCGGTGAGCAAAATAAAACCGACAAGCGAGATAATACTGATAACAATGTCCATATTAGAAGCAACTACGCGACGTCAGTTGCAATACCTTCTCTTTCTGTTTTCTCAATGACAGGCGGCATAGACATAACAATTATTTTCCATGCTTCTTAGTAGAACTATAGCGGTTTTTCTTTTTGGATGATTTTTTATATGAACTGCGTCCATAAACATTTCTTGGATTTTTATCATATCCATTGCCAGAAATTGGGCGCCCATTCTTTTTTCCTGAGTCATTTTCTGGAAGTACTAGTGGGGCTAGTGCTTTTCCGCTAGGAGCACGAGCACCTGCTATATGTCGTAGCACGCTAGAATGCTCGTCGACAGTATGCTCTTCAGGGTTGCACTGTGCTTGTCGAAAAAGCTGCATGAATCGATTATGCTGCTGCGTTAAGGCAAGAGTGATAACAGTTCCACTTGCCCCCGCCCGAGCTGTTCTACCTGAACGATGTATATATGCTTTGTGATCAGCTGGAATGTCTGCATGAACAACTAGATCTATTGCAGAAATATCGATGCCACGCGCAGCGACATCAGTAGCTACTAAGACTGATATCCTTCCGCTGCTGAATTCTTCGAGGATATACTCGCGCATGCGCTGTCCTTTGCCACCATGCAGGGCAGCTGCATGTATTCCTTTTTCCCTCAATTGCAGCGTGTACCGATCCACTGCGATTTTTGTACCCGCAAATACTATTGTTCTGCCGCGGCGTGCTGCAATATGGGCAAGTACAGCGTCGCGTGTACTGATATTTTCTACGAAAAAGCAATAATCCTTGCGCGGTA harbors:
- a CDS encoding hemolysin family protein codes for the protein MDIVISIISLVGFILLTASTGLFVAVEFALTGLERSTIDDDIAQRNDKSAQKVKNAFHNLSFVLSGAQLGITITTLATGYLAEPILASYFGPLLELLHIPQSATTSIALVLALIVATTLSMVFGELVPKNIAITNPMDTARIVIGPVNFFNACFSGFIKLLNSTANRVVRKMGIEPSEELASARSTQELTALVRNSAKTGGLEKTTALMLDRSLKFGNSTAEELMTPRSTVESLAAESTVTDLITRTIETGHSRFPIIRGDLDDTVGVVHYKDAFSVPKEDRDKTQLKELARPIPVVPASLDGDSVLDTVRSTGSQIILVADEYGGTAGLITIEDVVEEILGEVYDEHDDAEAERDFHKFGSSWSVSGLVRLDELEEKIGYSAPQGPYETLGGLVMAQLGRIPATGDELLLPHNDTSFLPDSEPSNSQWLAKVAAMEDRRVDTVILSPVSDAEAHAVLQNITASAAKKSRENT
- a CDS encoding 3-methyladenine DNA glycosylase, with the translated sequence MMDFTVLSEQQWQESMEQHHRRTDSFTKDHLARRRAGKHHPVYDFLFEYYPVRIAHLHKWHPGFGVALSGLPPHKDWKFYHVSKEVTSIDSQSLWAQRHKTIKYIRELLAKTNTNPAHFDCFGLHEWAMVYQANSTRHELPLRLGAAGTNEVVENNTLRCTHFDAFRFFTPPARPLNFTILTREKQPQQDQCGCLHANMDIYKWATKLQPLIPGSLWLDAFSLAWDARVLDMEASPYDCRDYGLGVVAIETAEGKAHYVRRQRELAVRANQLRERIIKIIDDFCLSISTNK
- a CDS encoding MerR family transcriptional regulator, giving the protein MTDQSSQYSLFDLGPDEEVGYRVPIACQVAGITYRQLDYWARTNLVKPSIRTARGSGSQRLYSFKDILVLKIVKRLLDTGISLQNIRLAVEKLHELGVNDLAQITLVSDGHTVYECRFPEDVFDLLGGGQGVFGIAVPGIVKELTGTISSFPAERIDDYAAENHSVIGFDDELALRRQRKSS
- a CDS encoding DEAD/DEAH box helicase, producing the protein MSVNTTSDFAEMGLSTPLLQQLKKQGITAAFPIQAAVIPDILSKRDVLGRAPTGSGKTLAFGLPLLENIAKGGISQTHHPRGLVLAPTRELATQIYETLADYAAVLGLRILHVVGGVAIKNHIRSLAAPVDVLIATPGRVLDLMKQKELFLDQVQVSVLDEADQMADLGFFPQVQKILSLTEPTTQRLLFSATLDSDVDKLVAQFMVDPVIHSVVDAAANTTHTLPRKDYCFFVENISTRDAVLAHIAARRGRTIVFAGTKIAVDRYTLQLREKGIHAAALHGGKGQRMREYILEEFSSGRISVLVATDVAARGIDISAIDLVVHADIPADHKAYIHRSGRTARAGASGTVITLALTQQHNRFMQLFRQAQCNPEEHTVDEHSSVLRHIAGARAPSGKALAPLVLPENDSGKKNGRPISGNGYDKNPRNVYGRSSYKKSSKKKNRYSSTKKHGK
- a CDS encoding hemolysin family protein, with amino-acid sequence MSVITTTLLIIVLLLANAFFVASEFALISSRRDRIENLIAQGNRRAQRVLYAIENLSVLLAACQLGITIASLILGKVAEPAIAHYIEKPFQALGLADHLLHPFSFVIALAIITFLHILLGEMVPKNIALAGPEILALWLTPPLLAFMQISRPIVELLNWIARITLRMFNIEQKDELDATVNQTQLASMIAESRSEGLLDAEETIRLRKALTSESRSVTEVMIPLDKVRTLDFTGRGSRLSDVETAVAETGFSRFPVKAKDGSYMGYIHVKDVLDRLEDTQPDQLVHRSEIRPLSIVDASGSLEEALHLMHRKSAHMAQVRDRGELLGVITLEDLIEEYVGTFSDWTHGQHT